From a single Apium graveolens cultivar Ventura chromosome 2, ASM990537v1, whole genome shotgun sequence genomic region:
- the LOC141706111 gene encoding long-chain-alcohol O-fatty-acyltransferase-like translates to MNQGKMNSEINKFGKIWITAIACICYCYYIAARFPKGILRLLTTLPIIYIFIILPFSLSSVHLCGPTVFYLVWLSSFKLLLFSFDNGPLSTTPPLSLLHFTSVALLPIKSKHPLNKTTTTSFGSTSQLKRSTLVAAKMVLLVMIIYAYKLDLHPYVILCLYCCHVYLATELVLAITGFPVGAILGLEIEPQFNEPYLATSLQDFWGRRWNLMVTSILRPTVYNPVLAFSTRCKLGPMWVRAPPTFATFLVSGLMHEWIFYYLTHVGPTWEVTWFFVIHGVCTAVEVVLKKAAGGRYRLHRAVSRIMTVGFVAVTGVWLFFPQILRNRVEQRAIEEYAILADFVR, encoded by the coding sequence ATGAATCAAGGGAAGATGAACAGTGAAATAAACAAGTTTGGGAAGATATGGATAACAGCCATTGCATGTATATGCTACTGTTACTACATTGCTGCAAGATTTCCAAAAGGGATCCTCAGATTACTCACCACTCTCCCCATCATCTATATCTTCATCATTCTCCCATTTAGTCTCTCCTCTGTTCATCTTTGTGGCCCTACAGTGTTCTACCTTGTTTGGCTCTCTAGCTTCAAACTCCTCCTCTTCTCTTTTGACAATGGCCCTTTATCCACCACTCCACCTCTATCACTCCTTCATTTCACTAGTGTTGCTCTTCTTCCCATCAAATCCAAACACCCCCTTAACAAAACTACTACTACTTCTTTTGGTTCAACTTCACAGCTTAAAAGGTCAACTCTGGTTGCTGCCAAAATGGTACTTTTGGTAATGATCATATATGCTTATAAGCTAGATCTACATCCATATGTGATACTATGTCTTTATTGCTGTCATGTATATCTTGCTACTGAGCTTGTTCTAGCCATTACTGGATTTCCAGTTGGAGCCATCTTGGGACTTGAGATAGAGCCACAGTTTAATGAGCCTTACTTGGCTACATCACTTCAAGATTTTTGGGGTCGTAGGTGGAACCTCATGGTAACAAGTATCCTGCGTCCCACCGTTTACAACCCTGTGTTAGCTTTTTCCACCAGGTGTAAATTGGGGCCAATGTGGGTCCGGGCGCCCCCGACTTTTGCCACATTCTTGGTATCGGGATTGATGCATGAATGGATATTTTATTATCTGACACATGTCGGACCGACGTGGGAGGTGACGTGGTTTTTTGTGATTCATGGGGTTTGTACAGCGGTGGAGGTGGTCTTGAAGAAGGCTGCAGGTGGTAGATACAGACTGCACAGGGCGGTTTCCCGGATAATGACGGTGGGATTTGTGGCTGTAACAGGAGTCTGGTTGTTCTTTCCACAGATACTACGAAATAGGGTCGAGCAGAGAGCTATAGAAGAATATGCAATATTGGCCGACTTTGTGAGATAG